In the Muricauda sp. MAR_2010_75 genome, one interval contains:
- a CDS encoding DUF721 domain-containing protein, with the protein MAKRQNSNLPLSEALNEFIKENKLQKGMDKVDAREAWANLMGNGVNNYTTGVELKNETLFVSLSSSVLREELSLGKTKIISMINEELGRELVKKLVLR; encoded by the coding sequence ATGGCCAAACGACAAAATTCCAATTTACCTTTAAGCGAAGCGTTGAACGAATTCATCAAAGAAAATAAGCTCCAAAAAGGTATGGACAAGGTAGATGCGCGGGAAGCGTGGGCCAATTTGATGGGGAATGGGGTGAACAACTACACCACTGGCGTTGAGCTTAAAAATGAGACATTATTTGTTTCCCTCTCGTCTTCGGTACTCCGGGAAGAATTGAGTTTGGGCAAGACCAAAATCATTTCCATGATCAATGAAGAATTGGGCCGGGAATTGGTGAAGAAATTGGTGCTCCGTTAA
- a CDS encoding GNAT family N-acetyltransferase: MKTILKTERLHIAKADRDDADFIFQLLNSATWLKFIGDKGVKTKKQALTYIDDSLIGSYEKNGFGLYKICLKPTLSPIGLCGFLQRDYLDHPDIGFALLQEFEGQGLMLEACNALMNHAESALKLECVFAIVLPTNGKSCRLLEKIGLQNVGTITPKTGSQEMLLFSNKKNPSIKS; this comes from the coding sequence GTGAAAACCATCCTAAAGACCGAGCGGCTGCATATTGCGAAAGCAGACCGCGACGATGCTGATTTTATCTTCCAGTTACTGAACAGTGCTACCTGGCTAAAATTTATTGGTGACAAAGGCGTAAAAACAAAGAAACAGGCCTTGACCTATATTGACGATAGTCTAATCGGTTCTTATGAAAAGAATGGCTTTGGACTCTATAAAATTTGTTTAAAACCTACTCTTTCTCCCATAGGACTCTGCGGATTTTTGCAGCGTGATTATTTGGACCATCCTGACATTGGTTTTGCACTACTTCAGGAATTTGAAGGTCAAGGATTGATGTTGGAAGCCTGCAATGCCTTAATGAACCATGCTGAGTCTGCACTAAAACTCGAATGTGTTTTTGCCATTGTATTGCCAACCAATGGAAAATCATGCAGATTACTTGAAAAAATTGGCTTGCAAAACGTTGGAACCATTACACCAAAAACAGGAAGTCAGGAAATGCTACTTTTCTCCAACAAAAAAAATCCATCTATCAAGTCATAA